Proteins co-encoded in one Bradyrhizobium sp. 170 genomic window:
- a CDS encoding DUF1254 domain-containing protein, protein MFRRILTLTLSLCLGAAAAPAVQAQSAPAITEQEAHAIAVDAYVYFYPIMSMDVSRKQFTNVEQGKDSFKGPMNTFVNVPEYPPADFKGVVRSNFDTLYSASWLDMTKEPVVISAPDTDGRYYLLPMLDMWTDVFASPGWRTTGTKAGTFLVTPPGWRPDLRDRFAEEFKLPKDTQRINAPTPYVWLIGRTKTDGPPDYPAVHKIQAGYKVTLLSEYGKTPKPVEFKPDPSVDMKTPPKTQVDTMSAGVYFANAAELLKLHPPHITDEPILAQMKKIGIEVGKSFDIGKLDPTVQRAVETAPQDAQKLMAWKLPTLARVANGWGMNTDTVGVYGNYYLKRAILSQQGLGANVVEDAIYPLNLADESGKPLDGANKYTITFEKGATPPVNAFWSITLYDQDGFQVGNTLNRFAVSSWMPFKYNADGSLDLYFQNASPGKELEANWLPAPKAPFNLTMRLYAPKSEALTGKWNPPPVVKSQTTVGISAQ, encoded by the coding sequence ATGTTTCGACGGATTCTGACGCTGACCTTGTCCCTTTGCCTTGGCGCGGCGGCTGCGCCCGCGGTGCAGGCTCAGTCCGCACCGGCAATCACCGAACAGGAGGCACACGCCATCGCGGTGGATGCCTACGTCTATTTCTATCCCATCATGTCGATGGACGTGTCCCGCAAGCAATTTACAAACGTCGAACAAGGCAAGGATTCCTTCAAGGGCCCGATGAACACGTTCGTCAACGTGCCCGAATATCCGCCGGCAGACTTCAAGGGTGTCGTGCGCTCCAACTTCGATACGCTGTATTCCGCCTCGTGGCTGGATATGACCAAGGAGCCCGTCGTCATCTCGGCGCCGGACACCGATGGACGCTATTATCTGCTGCCGATGCTCGACATGTGGACCGATGTTTTTGCATCGCCGGGCTGGCGCACGACGGGCACCAAGGCCGGGACGTTTCTGGTGACACCCCCAGGCTGGCGGCCGGATCTGCGCGACAGATTCGCCGAGGAGTTCAAGCTTCCGAAAGACACCCAGCGCATCAACGCGCCAACACCCTACGTCTGGCTGATCGGCCGGACCAAGACCGACGGCCCGCCGGATTATCCTGCGGTTCACAAGATCCAGGCCGGCTACAAAGTCACGCTTCTTTCCGAGTATGGCAAGACGCCAAAGCCGGTCGAATTCAAGCCCGACCCAAGCGTCGATATGAAGACGCCGCCAAAGACCCAGGTCGATACTATGTCGGCCGGCGTCTATTTCGCCAATGCCGCCGAGTTGCTCAAGCTTCATCCGCCCCATATTACCGACGAGCCGATCCTCGCGCAGATGAAGAAAATCGGCATCGAGGTTGGCAAGAGCTTTGACATCGGCAAGCTCGATCCCACCGTGCAGAGGGCAGTGGAAACGGCACCACAGGACGCGCAGAAGCTGATGGCCTGGAAGCTGCCGACGCTGGCGCGGGTTGCCAACGGCTGGGGGATGAACACCGACACGGTGGGCGTGTATGGCAACTATTACCTGAAGCGGGCCATTCTCTCGCAGCAAGGCCTGGGCGCGAACGTGGTGGAGGACGCCATCTATCCGCTCAATCTCGCCGACGAATCCGGCAAGCCGCTCGATGGCGCGAACAAATACACCATCACCTTCGAGAAGGGCGCCACCCCGCCGGTCAATGCGTTCTGGTCGATCACGCTCTACGATCAGGACGGCTTCCAGGTCGGCAACACGCTGAACCGTTTTGCGGTGAGCAGCTGGATGCCGTTCAAATACAACGCCGATGGTTCGCTCGACCTCTATTTCCAGAACGCGAGCCCGGGCAAGGAGCTCGAAGCCAACTGGCTTCCCGCGCCGAAGGCGCCATTCAATCTGACGATGCGCCTGTACGCGCCGAAGTCGGAAGCGCTGACCGGCAAATGGAACCCTCCGCCGGTTGTGAAGTCGCAAACAACGGTGGGAATCTCGGCCCAATAA
- a CDS encoding FAD-dependent oxidoreductase, protein MADQQAPPAGPDLSKGVPMSEFAGETLLGHVGDDEVVLVRSGSEIFAIGAHCTHYHGPLAEGLVTGEGIRCPWHHACFDLRTGEATRAPALSPIAVWKVELEDGRVFVREKREQPKSQVKGATDAPGQIVIIGGGAAGFATAEMLRRQDYRGSIAMLSNEAAAPVDRPNLSKDYLAGSAPEDWLPLRPDDFYAEAKIDLRLNTEVTSIDVNARHVVTSGGETIPYDRLLLATGAEPVRLPIPGADQPHVRVLRSLADSRAIIGLADGARRAVVIGASFIGLEAAASLRARNIEVHVVGLEQRPMERVLGPEMGDFVRSLHEEHGVIFHLGDTVTAIDGKRAMLKSGGAIEADIVVVGVGVRPRLALAEKAGLAIDRGVTVNAYLETSVAGIYAAGDIARWPDPHSLETIRVEHWVVAERQGQTAARNMLGQREPFHAVPFFWSQHYDVPINYVGHAEKWDEITVDGDIAGKDCLLQYKRRGRVLAVASIYRDIASLQAELAMEKARAP, encoded by the coding sequence ATGGCCGATCAGCAAGCGCCGCCCGCCGGTCCCGATCTGTCAAAGGGAGTGCCCATGTCCGAATTCGCTGGCGAGACCTTGCTTGGCCATGTCGGCGACGATGAAGTGGTGCTGGTGCGTTCGGGATCGGAGATCTTTGCGATCGGCGCCCATTGCACTCATTATCATGGGCCGCTCGCCGAGGGTCTCGTGACCGGTGAGGGCATCCGGTGTCCCTGGCATCACGCCTGTTTCGACTTGCGCACCGGCGAAGCCACCCGGGCGCCGGCGCTCAGTCCGATCGCAGTCTGGAAGGTCGAGCTTGAAGATGGCCGTGTCTTCGTTCGGGAAAAGCGCGAGCAACCCAAGTCGCAGGTGAAGGGCGCCACCGACGCGCCCGGCCAAATCGTGATTATCGGCGGCGGCGCGGCGGGCTTTGCCACAGCCGAGATGCTGCGGCGGCAGGATTATCGCGGCAGCATCGCGATGCTGAGCAACGAGGCTGCGGCGCCGGTCGACCGGCCGAACCTGTCAAAAGACTATCTCGCCGGCAGCGCACCGGAGGATTGGCTGCCGCTGCGGCCGGATGATTTCTACGCCGAGGCGAAGATCGATCTGCGGCTCAACACCGAGGTGACGTCAATTGATGTCAACGCACGCCATGTCGTCACATCAGGCGGCGAGACCATCCCCTACGACCGTTTGCTGCTGGCGACCGGCGCGGAGCCGGTCCGCCTGCCGATCCCGGGCGCGGACCAGCCCCATGTGCGCGTGCTGCGCTCGCTGGCCGATTCCCGCGCCATCATTGGGTTGGCCGATGGCGCGCGGCGGGCGGTCGTGATCGGCGCGAGCTTTATCGGGCTCGAAGCCGCGGCGTCGTTGCGCGCCAGAAATATCGAGGTCCACGTCGTCGGGCTGGAGCAGCGGCCGATGGAGCGCGTGCTGGGGCCCGAGATGGGCGACTTCGTCCGTTCCTTGCATGAAGAGCACGGCGTCATCTTTCATCTCGGCGACACCGTCACCGCGATCGACGGCAAACGCGCGATGCTGAAAAGCGGCGGCGCGATCGAGGCCGATATCGTGGTGGTCGGCGTCGGCGTGCGGCCGCGTCTGGCTTTGGCCGAAAAGGCCGGGCTTGCGATCGATCGCGGCGTCACCGTCAACGCCTATCTGGAGACCAGCGTCGCAGGCATCTATGCCGCGGGCGACATCGCGCGCTGGCCCGATCCGCATTCCCTCGAGACCATTCGCGTCGAACATTGGGTGGTGGCCGAGCGTCAGGGCCAGACCGCCGCGCGAAACATGCTGGGGCAGCGCGAGCCGTTTCATGCGGTGCCGTTCTTCTGGAGCCAGCACTACGATGTGCCGATCAATTATGTCGGCCACGCCGAGAAATGGGACGAAATCACCGTGGACGGCGACATCGCCGGCAAGGACTGCCTGCTGCAGTACAAGCGCCGTGGCCGCGTGCTCGCGGTTGCCTCAATCTATCGCGACATCGCAAGTCTCCAGGCCGAGCTTGCGATGGAGAAGGCGCGGGCGCCTTGA
- a CDS encoding DUF1254 domain-containing protein, with product MLTKRDLLRSAALAALIVTTTTPVPANAQAKTEWPDIREAKAIAEEGFIYGLPIVMNYAVMYEFSVDAKNSQFKAPFNQIKNLAYVATYKDTAVVTPNSDTPYSTLWFDLRAEPMVVSVPAVEKTRYYTVQLIDGNTFNFGYIGSRATGSDAGDYMVVGPNWQGATPPGIQKVFQSSTQFAFAAIRTQLFNPEDMPNVVKVQAGYKAQPLSAYIKQPATTGAAAIDFPKADAELVKKNFFEYLDFALQFAPAGPEERAIREKLARIGVGAGKTFEFKDLPLTHKIEIGLGMKDGEEKVEKYLASGQKDVNGWKIGSLFGDRLFYSGDWLKRAAAAKGGIYGNDAAEAVYPMTKTLADGEALDASKHKYTITFPAGQYPPVEAFWSVTMYDGKSQLLIENPINRYLINSPMLPDMKKNPDGSLTLHLQKDSPGADKESNWLPAPNGEMYLVMRLYWPKTEAPSVLPAGNGSWKPPAIVAAK from the coding sequence ATGTTGACGAAACGCGACCTTCTTCGTTCCGCCGCACTTGCTGCACTCATTGTCACGACAACGACGCCTGTCCCGGCGAACGCGCAGGCCAAGACCGAATGGCCTGACATCCGCGAGGCCAAGGCCATCGCCGAGGAAGGCTTCATCTATGGGCTGCCGATCGTGATGAACTACGCTGTCATGTATGAGTTCTCCGTGGACGCGAAGAACAGCCAGTTCAAGGCACCGTTCAATCAGATCAAAAACCTGGCGTATGTCGCGACGTACAAAGATACCGCTGTCGTGACGCCCAACAGCGACACTCCATATTCCACCTTATGGTTTGATCTGCGCGCCGAACCAATGGTTGTTTCTGTGCCGGCCGTGGAAAAGACTCGCTATTACACAGTGCAGCTGATCGACGGCAACACGTTCAATTTTGGTTATATCGGGAGCCGCGCGACCGGTAGCGACGCCGGAGATTACATGGTCGTTGGGCCGAACTGGCAGGGAGCCACTCCGCCCGGAATCCAGAAGGTCTTTCAGTCTTCGACGCAGTTTGCCTTCGCGGCCATTCGCACCCAGCTCTTCAATCCGGAGGATATGCCCAATGTCGTAAAGGTTCAGGCCGGCTACAAGGCGCAGCCCCTGTCGGCCTATATCAAGCAGCCAGCAACGACCGGTGCAGCAGCGATCGACTTTCCCAAGGCCGATGCTGAGTTGGTGAAGAAGAACTTCTTCGAATACCTCGATTTCGCTCTGCAGTTTGCGCCAGCAGGGCCGGAAGAACGCGCCATTCGCGAAAAGCTCGCGCGCATCGGCGTCGGCGCGGGCAAGACATTCGAGTTCAAGGATCTTCCGCTGACCCACAAGATTGAAATCGGACTGGGGATGAAAGACGGCGAAGAAAAGGTCGAGAAGTATCTCGCCAGCGGCCAGAAGGACGTAAACGGATGGAAAATCGGATCGCTGTTCGGAGACCGGCTGTTCTACAGCGGTGATTGGCTGAAGCGCGCTGCCGCCGCCAAAGGCGGCATTTACGGCAATGACGCCGCGGAAGCCGTCTATCCAATGACCAAAACGCTCGCCGACGGCGAAGCGCTCGATGCCTCCAAACACAAATACACCATCACTTTCCCCGCCGGACAGTATCCGCCGGTGGAAGCCTTCTGGTCGGTGACAATGTATGACGGCAAGAGCCAGCTGCTGATCGAGAATCCGATCAATCGATACCTGATCAATTCACCGATGCTGCCCGACATGAAGAAGAATCCGGACGGTTCTCTCACGCTGCATCTCCAGAAAGACTCACCCGGCGCCGACAAGGAATCCAACTGGTTGCCGGCGCCGAACGGCGAAATGTACCTCGTGATGCGGCTCTACTGGCCGAAGACCGAAGCGCCGTCCGTCTTACCTGCAGGCAATGGCTCCTGGAAGCCACCGGCGATCGTGGCGGCGAAGTAA
- a CDS encoding Crp/Fnr family transcriptional regulator, with the protein MAAENHILSLLDATALALLKPHMRTIAVEHGELLHNSSSEIEFAFFPRSCIISVLASTDQGATAETSIVGREGMIGSSTIHGITTSFADSIVQVAGEAVRIPAGEVHRAGRESESFRKTVALFDLSLLAQSQQSTACQALHQVENRAARWLMQCRKRLGSNDIRLTQEFFGQMLGVQRTTINLVERTLQNAGLIQIGRGRISILDAKGLEAVSCDCYERIEKRYEELLGPLE; encoded by the coding sequence GTGGCCGCTGAAAATCACATTCTGAGCTTGCTGGATGCTACAGCGCTGGCCCTGCTGAAGCCCCACATGCGGACGATTGCTGTCGAACATGGCGAGTTGCTCCACAACTCATCGTCGGAAATCGAGTTCGCCTTTTTCCCGCGCTCCTGCATCATTTCCGTTCTCGCCAGCACCGACCAGGGCGCGACCGCCGAGACCTCCATCGTCGGCCGCGAAGGCATGATCGGATCGTCCACCATCCACGGCATCACGACGTCGTTCGCGGATTCGATCGTGCAGGTCGCCGGCGAAGCTGTCCGCATTCCTGCCGGGGAAGTTCATCGGGCCGGACGGGAGAGCGAAAGCTTTCGAAAGACTGTTGCTTTGTTCGATCTCTCCTTGCTCGCGCAGTCGCAGCAATCGACCGCCTGCCAGGCGCTGCACCAGGTGGAAAACCGGGCGGCGCGCTGGCTCATGCAGTGCAGGAAACGGCTGGGCAGCAACGACATCCGCCTGACCCAGGAGTTCTTCGGACAGATGCTCGGGGTTCAACGCACCACCATCAATCTGGTCGAGCGCACCCTGCAGAATGCCGGTCTCATTCAAATCGGCCGGGGCCGCATTTCCATCCTCGACGCCAAGGGGCTGGAGGCTGTCTCATGCGACTGTTACGAGCGCATAGAGAAGCGGTACGAGGAGCTATTGGGCCCGCTCGAGTAA
- a CDS encoding cupin domain-containing protein has product MSVVSADIEPLSFIFEDDGLVPNNPLPFLVYKGAVDVTNDHPEKTIEGLFDANGWGAMWRNGVYDYLHYHSTVHEALGVARGHARVQFGGDHGEALDISAGDVAILPAGTGHQLISASEDFCVVGAYPPGPPMQITRPTPENHAKALKTIPEVKLPKTDPVRGEHGPLVRRWKRSAA; this is encoded by the coding sequence ATGTCCGTCGTCAGCGCCGATATCGAGCCCCTCTCCTTCATCTTCGAGGATGACGGCCTCGTGCCCAACAATCCCCTGCCGTTCCTGGTCTACAAGGGTGCGGTGGATGTTACGAACGATCATCCGGAAAAGACCATCGAGGGGTTGTTCGACGCCAACGGCTGGGGCGCGATGTGGCGCAACGGCGTCTATGATTATCTGCACTACCATTCGACCGTGCATGAGGCACTCGGCGTCGCCCGCGGGCATGCGCGCGTGCAGTTCGGTGGTGACCACGGCGAGGCACTCGATATCTCTGCCGGCGACGTTGCGATCCTGCCCGCGGGGACCGGGCATCAGTTGATCTCGGCCAGCGAAGACTTTTGCGTGGTCGGCGCCTATCCACCGGGACCGCCGATGCAGATCACGCGGCCGACGCCTGAAAACCATGCGAAGGCGTTGAAGACGATTCCGGAAGTGAAGCTGCCGAAGACCGACCCGGTGCGGGGCGAACACGGCCCGCTGGTCCGGCGGTGGAAGCGCAGCGCTGCTTAG
- a CDS encoding GatB/YqeY domain-containing protein, producing the protein MLRDDINNAVKDAMKAKDERKLSTLRMVNSTIKNADIAARGDGKPPLTDADLLGVFQKMIKQRQESVELYDKGGRAELAAQEREEIAIISAYLPKQMSEDEMKAAISAAIAETGAAGMKDMGKVIGELRAKFAGQMDFGKASGMVKAALTS; encoded by the coding sequence ATGCTGCGCGACGACATCAACAACGCGGTCAAGGACGCGATGAAGGCCAAGGACGAGCGCAAGCTCTCCACGCTGCGCATGGTCAATTCGACCATCAAGAACGCCGACATCGCCGCGCGCGGGGATGGCAAGCCGCCGTTGACAGACGCCGATCTGCTTGGCGTGTTTCAGAAAATGATCAAACAGCGCCAGGAATCGGTCGAGCTCTACGACAAGGGCGGCCGCGCCGAGCTTGCCGCGCAGGAGCGCGAGGAGATCGCGATCATCTCGGCCTATCTGCCCAAGCAGATGTCGGAGGACGAGATGAAGGCCGCGATATCGGCCGCGATCGCCGAGACCGGCGCCGCCGGCATGAAGGACATGGGCAAGGTGATCGGCGAGCTGCGCGCAAAGTTCGCCGGCCAGATGGATTTTGGAAAAGCCAGCGGCATGGTGAAGGCGGCGCTGACGTCGTGA
- a CDS encoding response regulator, with translation MITTAVSDGPEGLEQRTFECAKCGHTETRTMAFDPLESNAVGWIKGELQPPK, from the coding sequence ATGATCACGACGGCCGTTTCGGACGGGCCGGAAGGTTTGGAGCAACGCACGTTCGAATGCGCAAAATGCGGCCACACCGAAACCAGGACGATGGCGTTCGATCCGCTGGAATCTAACGCTGTTGGATGGATCAAAGGCGAATTGCAGCCCCCCAAGTGA
- a CDS encoding response regulator, with the protein MQPSARKRPVVLIVEDEFLVRIGTRAAIEMAGFDVLEAGDADEAVSILATRSDIHLIFTDIHMPGSMDGLKLAYFVRDRWPPVKIVATSGRARINDSDLPEGGRFLPKPYSAAEITTTLRELIQG; encoded by the coding sequence ATGCAGCCCAGCGCTCGCAAGCGACCTGTTGTGCTTATTGTCGAGGACGAATTTCTGGTCCGGATCGGTACCAGAGCCGCCATCGAGATGGCGGGATTTGACGTTCTCGAGGCTGGCGATGCGGACGAGGCCGTCAGCATTCTCGCGACCCGCAGCGATATTCATCTTATCTTTACCGACATACACATGCCCGGTTCGATGGACGGGTTGAAGCTCGCTTATTTCGTCAGGGACCGCTGGCCGCCGGTCAAGATCGTGGCGACGTCAGGTCGTGCCCGGATCAATGATAGCGACCTCCCCGAGGGTGGACGCTTCCTGCCTAAGCCCTACTCCGCTGCGGAAATCACCACGACGCTTCGCGAACTCATCCAAGGCTAG
- a CDS encoding protein-L-isoaspartate(D-aspartate) O-methyltransferase, with amino-acid sequence MKTMLLLVLSMVTAARDATARDEQCVRERAAMVETIKDYARSRAVVSGQRGFSERVLEAMGQTKRHLFIPERSCTIAYADMPLPIGRGQTISQPFIVALMTELAEVAPDHVVLEIGTGSGYQAAILARLARKVCTIEIVPALAEAAAKTLKDLAYDNVSVRLGDGYAGWPECGPFDAIVVTAALGQVPPPLIEQLKVGGRLVMPVGAEYGAQHLTVVEKLAPDKTTTRAVAPVRFVPFTRSPSR; translated from the coding sequence ATGAAGACCATGCTGCTGCTGGTGCTTTCCATGGTTACCGCCGCGCGCGATGCGACAGCACGGGACGAACAATGCGTCCGCGAACGCGCCGCCATGGTCGAAACCATCAAGGACTACGCCCGGTCCCGCGCCGTTGTTTCGGGACAGCGGGGTTTTTCGGAGCGGGTCCTTGAGGCCATGGGGCAAACCAAACGCCATCTGTTCATTCCCGAACGATCGTGCACGATCGCATACGCGGACATGCCGCTTCCGATCGGCCGCGGCCAGACCATATCGCAGCCGTTCATCGTGGCCTTGATGACAGAGTTGGCCGAGGTTGCGCCCGATCATGTCGTGCTCGAAATCGGTACGGGTTCGGGCTACCAGGCCGCCATCCTCGCGCGCCTGGCGCGAAAGGTCTGCACCATCGAGATTGTCCCTGCATTGGCCGAGGCCGCTGCGAAAACACTCAAAGATCTTGCGTATGACAATGTGAGCGTCAGGCTTGGCGATGGCTATGCCGGCTGGCCCGAATGCGGTCCTTTTGACGCCATCGTGGTGACCGCCGCGCTCGGGCAGGTACCGCCGCCGCTGATCGAGCAGCTTAAAGTGGGGGGCCGGCTCGTCATGCCGGTGGGAGCCGAGTACGGCGCTCAGCACCTTACGGTCGTTGAGAAACTCGCCCCTGACAAGACGACAACGCGCGCCGTTGCCCCCGTGCGCTTCGTGCCCTTCACGCGTTCACCGAGCCGGTAA
- a CDS encoding PaaI family thioesterase, which translates to MDAKPAAPKVEYGVTPTHVMASMSGLDFVRAIFDGRLPAPPIMQNVEPFDSTAEAGHVVFHSVPGFRHYNPIGSVHGGYAAILLDSAMGLAVHSALPAGTGYTTLEFKISFIKGMTKDTGPVRTEGKTLSVGRRAATAEARITDAKGRLLAHATTTCLVFEIPKGT; encoded by the coding sequence ATGGACGCCAAGCCCGCCGCCCCCAAGGTCGAATACGGCGTGACGCCGACACACGTCATGGCGTCGATGTCAGGCCTCGATTTCGTCCGCGCGATCTTTGACGGCAGATTGCCGGCGCCGCCGATCATGCAGAACGTGGAGCCGTTCGATTCCACCGCCGAGGCCGGCCATGTCGTGTTTCACAGCGTGCCCGGCTTCCGGCATTACAATCCGATCGGATCGGTGCATGGCGGCTATGCCGCGATCCTGCTGGATTCGGCGATGGGGCTTGCGGTGCACAGCGCGCTGCCTGCCGGCACCGGCTACACCACGCTCGAATTCAAGATTTCCTTCATCAAGGGCATGACCAAGGATACCGGCCCTGTCCGCACCGAGGGCAAGACGCTCAGTGTCGGCCGCCGCGCCGCCACCGCCGAGGCGCGCATCACCGACGCAAAGGGCCGATTGCTCGCGCATGCGACGACGACGTGTCTGGTTTTCGAGATTCCGAAGGGAACGTGA
- the carA gene encoding glutamine-hydrolyzing carbamoyl-phosphate synthase small subunit yields MTTSENASAWPDHKPTALLVLADGTVLEGFGLGAEGHAVGEVCFNTAMTGYEEILTDPSYAGQLITFTFPHIGNVGTNDEDIETVNMAATPGARGVILRTAITDPSNYRATKHLDQWLRARGIIGLSGIDTRALTALIRTKGMPNAVIAHAKNGEFDLHGMKEEAREWPGLEGMDLVPMVTSAQRFTWDETPWAWEKGFGRQSEPEFNVVAIDYGIKRNILRLLAGEGCKVTVVPATTSAEDILAMKPDGVFLSNGPGDPAATGKYAVPVIQQVIQSGTPTFGICLGHQMLGLAVGAKTMKMHQGHHGANHPVKDETTGKVEITSMNHGFAVDQATLPEGATQTHISLFDGSNCGIELKGKPVFSVQYHPEASPGPRDSHYLFKRFADLMRANKRA; encoded by the coding sequence ATGACAACATCTGAAAACGCCTCAGCCTGGCCGGACCACAAACCGACCGCGCTCCTCGTGCTTGCCGACGGTACCGTGCTGGAGGGTTTTGGCCTCGGCGCGGAAGGCCACGCCGTCGGCGAGGTCTGCTTCAACACCGCGATGACCGGCTATGAGGAGATCCTCACCGATCCGTCCTATGCCGGGCAGCTCATCACCTTCACCTTCCCGCATATCGGCAATGTCGGCACCAACGACGAAGACATCGAGACGGTGAACATGGCGGCGACGCCGGGCGCGCGCGGCGTGATCCTGCGCACGGCCATCACCGATCCCTCGAACTACCGCGCCACGAAACATCTCGACCAGTGGCTGCGCGCCCGCGGCATCATCGGCCTCTCCGGCATCGACACCCGCGCGCTGACCGCGCTGATCCGCACCAAGGGCATGCCCAATGCCGTGATCGCGCACGCCAAGAATGGCGAGTTCGACCTGCACGGGATGAAGGAAGAAGCCCGCGAATGGCCCGGCCTCGAAGGCATGGACCTGGTACCGATGGTCACATCAGCCCAGCGTTTCACCTGGGACGAGACGCCATGGGCCTGGGAAAAGGGTTTTGGCCGGCAAAGCGAGCCGGAGTTCAACGTGGTCGCGATCGACTACGGCATCAAGCGCAACATTTTGCGGCTCTTGGCCGGTGAAGGCTGCAAGGTCACGGTAGTGCCGGCGACGACATCGGCCGAAGACATTCTGGCGATGAAGCCGGACGGCGTGTTCCTCTCGAACGGCCCGGGCGACCCGGCCGCGACAGGCAAATACGCGGTGCCGGTCATCCAGCAGGTGATTCAATCAGGCACGCCGACCTTCGGCATCTGCCTCGGCCACCAGATGCTGGGGCTCGCCGTCGGCGCCAAGACCATGAAGATGCACCAGGGCCATCACGGCGCCAACCATCCGGTAAAGGACGAGACCACCGGCAAGGTGGAGATCACCTCCATGAACCACGGCTTTGCCGTGGATCAGGCGACGCTGCCGGAGGGCGCGACGCAGACCCATATCTCGCTGTTCGACGGCTCCAATTGCGGCATCGAGCTCAAGGGCAAGCCGGTATTCTCCGTGCAGTACCACCCCGAGGCCTCGCCGGGCCCGCGCGACTCGCACTACCTGTTCAAGCGGTTCGCGGATCTGATGCGGGCGAACAAGCGGGCGTAA